Proteins from a genomic interval of Candidatus Polarisedimenticolia bacterium:
- a CDS encoding isoprenylcysteine carboxylmethyltransferase family protein produces the protein RSHADLGTNWSITLEVREKHRLVTQGLYRRVRHPMYLALLLYSVGQGLVLPNYVVGPSYAVAMALLVALRIGPKERMMLEEFGKDYEEYMARTKRVVPGVW, from the coding sequence ACCGATCGCACGCGGACCTCGGCACCAATTGGTCGATCACCCTCGAGGTGCGGGAGAAGCACCGGCTTGTTACGCAGGGTCTCTACCGCCGCGTCCGTCACCCGATGTACCTGGCTCTCCTGCTCTATTCCGTGGGCCAAGGGCTCGTTCTTCCCAACTACGTGGTGGGCCCATCCTATGCCGTCGCCATGGCACTCCTGGTCGCCCTGCGCATCGGCCCCAAGGAGCGGATGATGCTCGAGGAATTCGGGAAGGACTATGAGGAGTACATGGCGCGGACCAA